From the Cryptomeria japonica chromosome 2, Sugi_1.0, whole genome shotgun sequence genome, one window contains:
- the LOC131070740 gene encoding tetraketide alpha-pyrone reductase 2-like produces the protein MAEVGKEMCVTGGTGFIAVHLIRALLNKGYVVRTTVRNPDDGEKIGYLWDLPGGKERLKILKADLLEEGSFDEAVNGVDGVFHIASPVLVPYDDNIKETLIDPSVNGTLNVLKACSRSPSVKRVVLTSSCSSIRYDNNTQQLPNLDESNWSDLDYCKQYNLWYAFAKTVAEKEAWKFAQEQELDMVVLNPSFVVGPLLAPKPTSTLYLVYNIIKGGNNKTYPNARLGFVHIDDVITAHIMVMEEPSASGRLICSGEVAHWEEIVKMLKEKYPMYPIADKCGVEQGNVTPHTYNTGKLRSLGFGNFKRLEQMFEDCITSFQEKGLL, from the exons ATGGCAGAGGTTGGTAAGGAGATGTGCGTGACAGGAGGGACAGGATTCATTGCTGTTCATCTCATTCGTGCTCTACTCAACAAGGGCTATGTTGTTCGCACTACTGTGCGAAATCCAG ATGATGGGGAGAAGATTGGGTATCTGTGGGATCTGCCTGGTGGAAAGGAGAGGCTCAAAATATTGAAAGCAGATCTTCTAGAAGAAGGCAGCTTTGATGAAGCTGTGAATGGTGTTGATGGGGTATTTCATATTGCTTCACCTGTCTTAGTACCATATGATGACAACATCAAG GAGACCTTGATTGATCCCTCTGTGAATGGCACCCTCAATGTCCTCAAGGCATGCTCAAGATCACCATCTGTGAAAAGGGTGGTGCTTACCTCTTCCTGCTCATCTATCAGATATGATAACAATACCCAACAGCTTCCGAATTTAGATGAGTCGAACTGGAGCGATTTAGATTACTGCAAACAGTACAAT CTTTGGTATGCATTTGCAAAAACTGTTGCCGAGAAAGAGGCCTGGAAGTTTGCACAAGAGCAGGAGCTCGATATGGTTGTGCTAAATCCATCATTTGTTGTTGGCCCACTTCTTGCTCCTAAGCCCACCAGCACTCTTTACCTAGTCTATAACATAATCAAAG gaggaaataacaaaacatatcCAAATGCAAGGCTAGGTTTTGTTCATATAGATGATGTGATAACAGCACATATAATGGTTATGGAGGAACCATCAGCATCAGGGAGACTTATATGCTCTGGTGAAGTTGCTCACTGGGAAGAAATTGTTAAGATGCTCAAGGAAAAATACCCAATGTACCCAATTGCAGACAA ATGTGGAGTAGAGCAAGGGAATGTTACACCCCATACATACAACACTGGTAAATTAAGAAGCCTTGGATTTGGCAACTTTAAAAGGCTTGAGCAGATGTTTGAAGACTGCATCACAAGTTTCCAAGAGAAGGGACTCTTGTAG